Proteins from a genomic interval of Watersipora subatra chromosome 10, tzWatSuba1.1, whole genome shotgun sequence:
- the LOC137405999 gene encoding uncharacterized protein, producing the protein MSNSEELRPWRFEPDALSEENPQQNKTSQQELIPPATEWCACERCQDMPSLPECLCCHYAEFAHCLLHRGEHECLRMHPGVNEFVVSAPLELRWNNYLRYHKANAVAWYCDVQERQKTEVLRKASARKE; encoded by the exons atgtcaaattctgaagagttaagaccctggcgtttcgagcctgacgctctatctgaagaaaatcctcaacagaataaaacctcccagcaa gagctaataccaccggctacagagtggtgtgcctgcgagcgttgtcaagacatgccatctcttcctgaatgtttgtgctgccattatgctgagtttgcgcattgtctccttcaccgaggggagcatgaatgcctgcgtatgcatcctggtgtaaacgaatttgtggtgtctgcaccccttgagttgaggtggaataattacctgcgatatcata aggcaaacgctgtggcttggtattgcgatgttcaggagcgacagaaaacggaggttctgcgtaaggcatccgccagaaaagagtga